The following proteins are encoded in a genomic region of Tenacibaculum sp. 190524A05c:
- a CDS encoding MoaD/ThiS family protein, with translation MEVTVKYFGQIAEITQKKEETFLYSEGLISEFVEEVYEKYPGLRSVNFKIAQAQQLISTEEKITGEELALLPPFAGG, from the coding sequence ATGGAAGTTACTGTTAAATATTTTGGGCAAATAGCTGAGATAACACAAAAAAAGGAAGAAACTTTTTTGTATTCGGAAGGTTTGATTTCTGAATTTGTTGAGGAAGTTTATGAGAAATATCCAGGTTTGAGATCAGTAAATTTTAAAATAGCCCAAGCACAACAATTGATTTCAACTGAGGAAAAAATAACTGGTGAAGAATTAGCCTTGTTGCCACCATTTGCCGGAGGTTAA
- the glp gene encoding gephyrin-like molybdotransferase Glp: MISIDEAISIVKNNSKTLQEFKTIKVEKAFGYLLAEDIVSPIDMPPFRQSAMDGYAISSGTFSTYTIIGEVKAGDSINPELKPGEAVRIFTGAAVPDTADVILIQEKVTVKDNELYTEEEFKIAQNIRPKGEQVQKGEVALQKGAKIVPATVGYLYSLGIDEVSVIKKPSVAIVSTGNELIEAGEELKHGQIYESNSAMLTSALYSLKFYETKVYKIEDNYEATLSTLRTVLENHALVLITGGISVGEYDFVGRALKELEVNELFYKVKQKPGKPLFYGKKDETQIFALPGNPAASLSCFYIYAYIVLQKMMGKTTLELPRVESNALNSFIKKGDRPQFLKAIYNDGKVELLEGQNSSMLQTFAVSNALVFVPGEVSEISINDKVETILLPV; this comes from the coding sequence ATGATTTCTATTGATGAAGCTATTTCGATAGTGAAAAATAACAGTAAAACTTTACAGGAGTTTAAAACAATAAAAGTGGAAAAAGCTTTTGGTTATCTGTTAGCAGAAGATATTGTCTCACCAATTGATATGCCTCCATTCAGACAATCTGCAATGGATGGATATGCAATTTCCAGTGGAACGTTTTCTACTTATACAATTATTGGAGAAGTAAAGGCTGGTGATTCAATTAATCCTGAATTAAAGCCAGGTGAAGCTGTAAGGATTTTCACTGGAGCTGCTGTTCCCGATACTGCTGATGTTATTTTGATTCAAGAAAAGGTTACGGTTAAGGATAATGAATTGTACACGGAAGAAGAATTTAAGATAGCACAAAACATTCGTCCGAAAGGAGAGCAAGTTCAAAAGGGAGAAGTGGCTTTACAAAAAGGAGCTAAAATTGTTCCTGCAACAGTTGGTTATTTATACTCTTTAGGAATAGATGAAGTTTCAGTTATTAAGAAACCTAGCGTTGCGATTGTTAGTACAGGAAATGAGTTGATAGAAGCTGGAGAAGAGCTAAAACATGGGCAGATTTATGAGAGTAATTCTGCAATGTTAACTAGTGCTTTGTACAGTTTGAAGTTTTATGAGACCAAAGTGTATAAAATCGAAGACAATTACGAGGCGACTTTAAGTACTTTGCGAACTGTTTTAGAAAACCATGCTTTGGTTTTAATTACAGGAGGTATTTCTGTTGGAGAATATGATTTTGTTGGTAGAGCTTTAAAAGAACTCGAGGTTAATGAGTTGTTTTATAAAGTAAAACAAAAACCGGGTAAGCCTTTGTTTTATGGTAAAAAAGATGAAACTCAAATTTTTGCGCTTCCTGGAAATCCGGCTGCATCATTGAGTTGTTTCTATATATACGCATATATAGTTCTTCAAAAAATGATGGGTAAAACTACTCTCGAACTACCAAGAGTCGAATCAAATGCATTGAATTCATTTATTAAAAAAGGAGATCGCCCTCAGTTTTTAAAAGCCATTTATAATGATGGAAAAGTGGAATTATTAGAAGGTCAAAATTCTTCGATGTTGCAAACTTTTGCTGTGAGTAATGCCTTGGTTTTTGTTCCAGGAGAAGTTTCAGAGATTTCAATAAATGATAAGGTAGAAACAATTTTATTACCTGTGTAA
- a CDS encoding sulfite exporter TauE/SafE family protein, with protein MGVFRQSIKKDRRSLMLSVDYIYVFLLVLPVIAFLYSSVGHGGASGYLALMALFSFPPETMKPTALLLNLFVAGISFYYYFKEGFFNKKLFLSCAVSSIPLAFLGGTLEINASLYKKILAVLLVFAILKMLNVFGKEKDQIKELKIWQGVIIGGVIGFFSGLIGIGGGIILTPIILLMNWGRMKEAAAVSALFIWVNSASGLLGQLSSGVILGKESFLLVFIALIGGALGGYYGSRKLNNTMLRYVLAFVLFIACLKLVLT; from the coding sequence TTGGGAGTTTTTAGACAATCAATTAAAAAAGATAGAAGGAGTTTAATGTTATCCGTTGATTACATATATGTTTTTTTATTAGTACTTCCAGTAATAGCTTTCTTGTATTCAAGTGTTGGACATGGCGGAGCAAGTGGTTATCTGGCATTGATGGCATTGTTTTCATTTCCTCCTGAAACCATGAAGCCAACAGCATTACTGCTGAATTTATTCGTAGCAGGAATTTCGTTTTACTATTATTTTAAAGAAGGTTTTTTTAATAAAAAACTCTTTTTATCCTGTGCGGTTTCTTCAATTCCTTTAGCCTTTTTAGGTGGAACACTAGAAATAAATGCCTCATTATATAAGAAGATTTTGGCCGTTTTATTAGTCTTTGCAATTCTTAAAATGTTGAATGTTTTTGGAAAAGAAAAAGATCAAATTAAGGAGTTGAAAATTTGGCAAGGAGTAATTATTGGTGGTGTGATAGGTTTCTTTTCGGGTTTAATAGGAATAGGTGGAGGAATTATATTAACTCCAATTATTTTGTTGATGAATTGGGGTAGAATGAAAGAAGCTGCTGCAGTATCTGCTTTATTTATTTGGGTAAATTCTGCGTCTGGATTATTAGGTCAATTAAGTAGTGGAGTAATATTGGGAAAAGAATCATTCTTGTTGGTTTTTATAGCATTAATTGGAGGAGCGTTAGGTGGATATTATGGAAGTAGAAAGCTAAACAATACAATGTTAAGATATGTGTTGGCTTTTGTATTGTTTATTGCTTGTTTAAAATTAGTTTTAACCTAA
- a CDS encoding molybdenum transporter, protein MSYKIKSRIWIESNQNVFLGEGRIELLKAIQKTGSLSKAAKSLNLSYKKAWHLLDAVNKSAKKPVTVNAIGGANGGGTQLTDYGKSLIVVFEDINKSCWEFLDNQLKKIEGV, encoded by the coding sequence ATGAGTTATAAGATTAAAAGTAGAATTTGGATAGAATCCAACCAAAATGTTTTTCTAGGTGAAGGACGAATTGAATTGTTAAAAGCAATTCAGAAAACAGGATCTTTATCTAAAGCTGCTAAATCCTTAAACTTATCTTACAAAAAAGCATGGCATCTTTTAGATGCAGTAAATAAATCAGCTAAAAAACCAGTAACTGTAAATGCAATTGGTGGTGCTAATGGAGGAGGTACACAGTTAACAGATTATGGTAAATCTTTAATTGTTGTTTTTGAAGATATAAATAAGAGTTGTTGGGAGTTTTTAGACAATCAATTAAAAAAGATAGAAGGAGTTTAA
- a CDS encoding molybdenum cofactor guanylyltransferase: MIAQKNITGIILAGGKSSRMGSDKGLMHYEGKSFVEYSIEALKPIVSKIIIVSNNNEYDQFGYSRIEDTVEEFGPVAGIYSGLESSLTTYNLILSCDIPLIRTEILESLVQNAKLEEEVVLLKSQGRLMPLIALYNKDCRKKFKRAIEQKEHKLMNVLSECSIKIIELQDEVSMYTTNVNTKHQLKEIENGSYC; encoded by the coding sequence ATGATAGCTCAAAAAAACATAACAGGAATTATTCTAGCGGGAGGTAAAAGTTCTCGAATGGGAAGCGACAAAGGATTAATGCATTATGAAGGTAAGTCTTTTGTTGAATATAGTATTGAGGCGCTAAAACCAATAGTTTCAAAAATTATTATTGTTTCGAATAATAATGAGTATGATCAATTTGGTTATTCAAGAATAGAAGATACGGTTGAAGAGTTTGGTCCTGTAGCTGGAATTTATAGTGGATTAGAAAGTTCTCTTACAACGTACAATTTAATTTTAAGTTGTGATATTCCGCTTATAAGAACAGAGATTTTGGAAAGTTTAGTGCAGAATGCTAAACTAGAAGAAGAAGTTGTTCTTTTGAAAAGTCAAGGAAGATTAATGCCGCTCATAGCATTATATAATAAAGATTGTCGTAAAAAGTTTAAAAGAGCAATTGAACAGAAAGAACATAAGTTGATGAATGTGCTGTCAGAATGTTCGATTAAAATTATTGAACTTCAAGATGAAGTTTCGATGTATACAACAAACGTAAATACAAAGCATCAGTTAAAAGAGATAGAAAATGGAAGTTACTGTTAA